One Streptomyces sp. CNQ-509 DNA window includes the following coding sequences:
- a CDS encoding CdaR family transcriptional regulator, whose amino-acid sequence MPEPTETPEPPDRDAARLQHPHTATLRRLEKSSGELAAAAIARMDEQLPWYRAMPPEHRSWIGLVAQAGIAAFTEWFRHPETPQAISTDVFGTAPRELTRAITLRQTVEMVRTTIEVMESAIEDVAAPGDESALREALLVYAREIAFATAQVYAQAAEARGAWDARLESLVVNAVLSGEADEGAVSRAAALGWSSPDHVCVVLGTAPDGDSELTVEAIRRAARHAKLQVLTGVLGTRLVVIAGGSAEPLKAAKALIGPFAQGPVVAGPVVGDLLAATRSAQAAAAGLKACSAWEDAPRPVLADDLLPERAIAGDPAAREQLVEEIYSPLAEAGSALLETLSVYLEQASSLEGAARMLFVHPNTVRYRLRRVTDVTGWSPSDVRSAFTLRIALILGRLTETEPQP is encoded by the coding sequence GTGCCTGAACCGACCGAGACACCCGAGCCGCCCGACCGTGACGCCGCTCGGTTGCAGCATCCGCACACCGCGACCCTGCGCCGGCTGGAGAAGTCGTCCGGGGAACTGGCCGCCGCCGCCATCGCCCGGATGGATGAGCAGTTGCCCTGGTACCGGGCCATGCCTCCGGAGCACCGCTCGTGGATCGGGCTGGTCGCGCAGGCGGGCATCGCGGCCTTCACGGAATGGTTCCGGCACCCCGAGACGCCGCAGGCCATCTCGACCGACGTGTTCGGCACGGCGCCGCGGGAGCTGACCCGGGCGATCACGCTGCGGCAGACCGTGGAGATGGTGCGTACGACGATCGAGGTGATGGAGTCCGCGATCGAGGACGTCGCCGCGCCCGGCGACGAGTCCGCGCTCCGCGAGGCGCTGCTCGTCTACGCCCGCGAGATCGCCTTCGCCACCGCCCAGGTCTACGCGCAGGCCGCGGAGGCCCGCGGCGCGTGGGACGCCCGGCTGGAGTCGCTGGTGGTGAACGCGGTGCTGTCCGGCGAGGCCGACGAGGGCGCCGTGTCCCGCGCGGCGGCGCTCGGCTGGAGCTCGCCCGACCACGTGTGCGTGGTGCTGGGCACCGCGCCGGACGGCGACAGCGAGCTGACCGTGGAGGCGATCAGGCGGGCGGCGCGGCACGCGAAGCTCCAGGTGCTGACGGGGGTGCTGGGCACGCGGCTCGTCGTCATCGCGGGCGGCAGCGCGGAGCCGCTGAAGGCGGCGAAGGCGCTGATCGGCCCGTTCGCGCAGGGTCCGGTGGTGGCCGGCCCGGTCGTCGGCGACCTGCTGGCCGCCACGCGCTCCGCGCAGGCCGCGGCGGCGGGGCTGAAGGCGTGCTCGGCCTGGGAGGACGCGCCGCGGCCCGTGCTGGCGGACGACCTGCTGCCGGAGCGGGCGATCGCCGGCGATCCGGCGGCGCGTGAACAACTGGTGGAGGAGATCTACAGTCCTCTGGCGGAGGCCGGCTCCGCGCTGCTGGAGACGCTCAGCGTCTACCTGGAGCAGGCGTCGAGCCTCGAAGGCGCCGCACGGATGTTGTTCGTTCACCCCAACACCGTTCGCTACCGGCTGCGACGTGTGACCGATGTCACGGGGTGGTCCCCGTCCGATGTCCGTTCGGCGTTTACTCTGCGTATC
- the aceE gene encoding pyruvate dehydrogenase (acetyl-transferring), homodimeric type yields MASGSDRNPIIIGGLPSQVPDFDPEETQEWLDSLDAAVDERGRERARYLMLRLIERAREKRVAVPEMRSTDYVNTIATKDEPFFPGNEEIERKVLNATRWNAAVMVSRAQRPGIGVGGHIATFASSASLYDVGFNHFFRGKDHGDGGDQVFFQGHASPGIYARAFLLDRLSEAQLDGFRQEHSKAPNGLSSYPHPRNMPDFWEFPTVSMGLGPLGAIHQARMNRYMQARGIADTSNSHVWAFLGDGEMDEPESLGQLSLPAREGLDNLTFVVNCNLQRLDGPVRGNGKIIQELESYFRGAGWNVIKLVWDRSWDPLLAQDRDGALVNKLNTTPDGQFQTYATESGAYIREHFFGDDLRLRKMVEDMTDDQLLHLGRGGHDHRKVYAAFEAAVAHKGQPTVILAQTIKGWTLGPNFEGRNATHQMKKLTVEDLKRFRDRLHLPIPDKDLEDGLPPYYHPGRDSEEIQYMHDRRQALGGYVPTRVVRSQPLKLPDDKTYAAVKKGSGSQAIATTMAFVRLLKDLMRDKEIGKRFVPIAPDEYRTFGMDSFFPSAKIYNPLGQTYESVDRELLLAYKESPTGQLLHDGISEAGCTAALTAAGTAYATHGEPLIPVYVFYSMFGFQRTGDQFWAMADQLGRGFVIGATAGRTTLTGEGLQHADGHSQLLASTNPAAVAYDPAFGFEIAHIVQDGLRRMYGSSPEHPHGEDVFYYLTVYNEPIVHPAEPENVDVEGIVRGIHKLSPGAAGRIPAQIMASGVAVPWALEAQRILAEEWDVRADVWSATSWNELRREAVETERHNLLHPEEEQRVPWVTRKLAGAEGPFVAVSDWMRSVPDQIARWVPGTYQSLGADGFGFADTRGGARRFFHIDAQSIVVGVLTELAKEGKVDRSVLKQAIDRYRLLDVAAADPGAAGGDA; encoded by the coding sequence GTGGCTTCCGGATCCGATCGCAACCCGATCATCATTGGCGGCCTTCCCAGCCAGGTCCCGGATTTCGATCCCGAGGAGACCCAGGAGTGGCTCGACTCGCTCGACGCGGCCGTCGACGAGCGGGGCCGGGAACGAGCCCGCTATCTCATGCTCCGCCTCATCGAACGCGCCCGCGAGAAGCGCGTGGCAGTGCCCGAGATGCGGAGCACGGACTACGTCAACACCATCGCGACCAAGGACGAGCCGTTCTTCCCCGGCAACGAGGAGATCGAGCGCAAGGTCCTCAACGCGACCCGCTGGAACGCGGCCGTGATGGTCTCCCGGGCCCAGCGCCCCGGCATCGGCGTCGGCGGGCACATCGCCACCTTCGCCTCGTCCGCGTCGCTCTACGACGTGGGCTTCAACCACTTCTTCCGCGGCAAGGACCACGGCGACGGCGGTGACCAGGTCTTCTTCCAGGGCCACGCCTCGCCCGGCATCTACGCCCGCGCCTTCCTCCTCGACCGCCTCAGCGAAGCCCAGCTCGACGGCTTCCGGCAGGAGCACTCCAAGGCGCCCAACGGCCTCTCCAGCTACCCGCACCCGCGGAACATGCCGGACTTCTGGGAGTTCCCCACGGTCTCCATGGGCCTCGGCCCGCTGGGCGCCATCCACCAGGCCCGGATGAACCGCTACATGCAGGCCCGCGGCATCGCCGACACCTCGAACTCGCACGTGTGGGCGTTCCTCGGCGACGGCGAGATGGACGAGCCGGAGTCGCTGGGCCAGCTGTCCCTGCCCGCCCGCGAAGGGCTGGACAACCTCACCTTCGTCGTGAACTGCAACCTCCAGCGGCTCGACGGCCCCGTCCGCGGCAACGGGAAGATCATCCAGGAGCTGGAGTCGTACTTCCGCGGCGCCGGCTGGAACGTGATCAAGCTGGTCTGGGACCGCTCCTGGGACCCGCTGCTCGCGCAGGACCGCGACGGCGCCCTGGTCAACAAGCTGAACACGACGCCGGACGGCCAGTTCCAGACGTACGCCACCGAATCCGGCGCGTACATCCGCGAGCACTTCTTCGGCGACGACCTGCGGCTGCGCAAGATGGTCGAGGACATGACCGACGACCAGCTCCTGCACCTCGGCCGCGGCGGCCACGACCACCGCAAGGTCTACGCCGCCTTCGAGGCCGCCGTCGCGCACAAGGGCCAGCCGACCGTCATCCTCGCCCAGACCATCAAGGGCTGGACCCTCGGCCCGAACTTCGAGGGCCGCAACGCCACGCACCAGATGAAGAAGCTCACGGTCGAGGACCTCAAGCGCTTCCGCGACCGGCTGCACCTCCCCATCCCGGACAAGGACCTGGAAGACGGCCTTCCGCCGTACTACCACCCGGGCCGGGACTCCGAGGAGATCCAGTACATGCACGACCGCCGGCAGGCCCTCGGCGGCTACGTGCCGACGCGCGTGGTGCGCTCCCAGCCGCTGAAGCTGCCGGACGACAAGACCTACGCGGCCGTCAAGAAGGGCTCCGGCAGCCAGGCGATCGCCACCACGATGGCGTTCGTGCGGCTGCTCAAGGACCTGATGCGGGACAAGGAGATCGGCAAGCGGTTCGTGCCGATCGCGCCGGACGAGTACCGCACGTTCGGCATGGACTCCTTCTTCCCGAGCGCCAAGATCTACAACCCGCTGGGCCAGACGTACGAGTCCGTGGACCGCGAGCTGCTCCTCGCCTACAAGGAGTCGCCCACCGGGCAGCTCCTGCACGACGGCATCTCCGAGGCCGGCTGTACGGCCGCGCTGACCGCCGCCGGCACCGCGTACGCGACCCACGGCGAGCCGCTGATCCCGGTCTACGTCTTCTACTCGATGTTCGGCTTCCAGCGCACGGGCGACCAGTTCTGGGCCATGGCCGACCAGCTCGGCCGCGGCTTCGTCATCGGCGCCACCGCCGGCCGCACCACGCTCACCGGCGAGGGCCTCCAGCACGCCGACGGCCACTCCCAGCTCCTGGCGTCGACGAACCCGGCGGCCGTGGCGTACGACCCGGCGTTCGGCTTCGAGATCGCGCACATCGTGCAGGACGGCCTGCGGCGGATGTACGGCTCGTCGCCCGAGCACCCGCACGGCGAGGACGTCTTCTACTACCTGACCGTGTACAACGAGCCGATCGTCCACCCGGCCGAGCCGGAGAACGTCGACGTCGAGGGCATCGTCAGGGGCATCCACAAGCTGTCCCCTGGGGCCGCGGGCCGGATCCCGGCGCAGATCATGGCGTCCGGCGTGGCCGTGCCGTGGGCGCTGGAGGCGCAGCGGATCCTCGCTGAGGAGTGGGACGTACGCGCCGACGTGTGGTCCGCCACCTCGTGGAACGAGCTGCGCCGCGAGGCCGTGGAGACCGAGCGGCACAACCTGCTGCACCCGGAGGAGGAGCAGCGGGTGCCGTGGGTGACGCGGAAGCTCGCCGGGGCCGAGGGGCCGTTCGTGGCGGTGTCGGACTGGATGCGGTCCGTACCCGACCAGATCGCGCGGTGGGTGCCGGGCACGTACCAGTCGCTGGGCGCGGACGGCTTCGGCTTCGCGGACACCCGCGGCGGGGCGCGGCGCTTCTTCCACATCGACGCGCAGTCGATCGTGGTGGGGGTGCTCACGGAGCTGGCGAAGGAGGGGAAGGTGGACCGGTCCGTGCTGAAGCAGGCGATCGACCGGTACCGGCTTCTCGACGTGGCGGCGGCCGACCCGGGAGCGGCGGGCGGCGACGCCTGA
- a CDS encoding aldo/keto reductase: protein MHSMNTPVATVPLGTDGPRVGVQGLGCMGMSFAYGPTDADAARATLDRALELGITLYDTADMYGDGENEKFIAPFIRANRDAVTLASKFSISIDPEEPQKRVIRNDRPYLRSCIEGSLRRLGVETIDLYYMHRRDLRVPIEDTVGFMAELVQEGKVRHLGLSEVTGAELRAAHAVHPIAAVQSEWSVFSRDVERTAVPAAQELGVAFVPYSPLGRGFLTGAFVNAEKDLTADDFRRTMPRFTGGNGAKNAELLAPLRQIAEAHGATPAQIALAWVHGQAALRGMTVVPIPGTRKPSRVEENAAATVIELTEAERALLEPLAGQVAGPRYADVTFTSAGRE, encoded by the coding sequence ATGCACTCCATGAACACCCCCGTCGCCACCGTCCCCCTCGGCACCGACGGGCCCCGGGTCGGGGTCCAGGGCCTCGGCTGCATGGGTATGAGCTTCGCGTACGGGCCCACCGACGCGGACGCCGCCCGGGCCACCCTCGACCGCGCCCTCGAACTCGGCATCACCCTGTACGACACCGCCGACATGTACGGCGACGGCGAGAACGAGAAGTTCATCGCCCCCTTCATCCGCGCCAACCGGGACGCCGTCACTCTCGCGTCCAAGTTCTCGATCTCGATCGACCCGGAGGAGCCGCAGAAGCGGGTGATCCGCAACGACCGGCCCTATCTGCGCTCCTGCATCGAGGGCAGCCTGCGCCGCCTCGGCGTGGAGACCATCGACCTCTACTACATGCACCGGCGCGACCTGCGCGTCCCGATCGAGGACACGGTCGGATTCATGGCCGAGCTGGTCCAGGAGGGCAAAGTACGGCACCTCGGGCTGAGCGAGGTCACCGGCGCGGAGCTGCGCGCGGCCCATGCGGTGCACCCGATCGCCGCGGTGCAGTCGGAGTGGTCGGTCTTCAGCCGGGACGTGGAGCGGACGGCGGTGCCCGCCGCGCAGGAGCTGGGCGTCGCCTTCGTGCCGTACTCGCCGCTCGGCCGGGGCTTCCTCACCGGGGCCTTCGTCAACGCCGAGAAGGATCTGACCGCCGACGACTTCCGCCGCACGATGCCGCGCTTCACCGGCGGCAACGGCGCGAAGAACGCCGAACTGCTCGCGCCGCTGCGGCAGATCGCCGAGGCGCACGGGGCGACGCCGGCGCAGATCGCGCTCGCGTGGGTGCACGGGCAGGCGGCACTGCGCGGGATGACGGTCGTGCCGATCCCGGGGACGCGGAAGCCGTCGCGGGTGGAGGAGAACGCCGCGGCGACGGTGATCGAGCTGACGGAGGCGGAGCGCGCGCTGCTGGAGCCGCTGGCCGGGCAGGTCGCGGGGCCGCGGTACGCGGACGTCACCTTCACGTCCGCGGGCCGGGAGTAG
- a CDS encoding pirin-like bicupin family protein yields MIQLRRGRARYRGGDAGAGIETLHAFSFGGFYDPDNVRFGALVACNEERLRPGAGFAEHPHRDMEIVTWVLDGELTHEDSAGRTETVRPGDVARLSAGTGIRHVERNAGPAPLAFLQMWFMPAAPGGEPSYEVVRGIADGTPLAVERAASVLHVRRLRPGERTALPDAPWVYVHVVRGAVRVGGGSPAAGPGDAARIAGCEGLDLTAEEPATALVWEMQPAGE; encoded by the coding sequence GTGATTCAGCTACGGCGGGGGCGGGCGCGCTACCGCGGCGGGGACGCGGGCGCCGGAATCGAGACGCTGCACGCGTTCTCCTTCGGCGGCTTCTACGACCCGGACAACGTCCGCTTCGGCGCGCTCGTCGCCTGCAACGAGGAGCGGCTGCGGCCCGGCGCGGGCTTCGCCGAACACCCGCACCGCGACATGGAGATCGTCACCTGGGTCCTCGACGGCGAGCTGACCCACGAGGACTCCGCAGGACGCACCGAGACCGTCCGCCCCGGGGACGTCGCGCGGCTCTCCGCGGGCACGGGCATCCGGCACGTGGAGCGCAACGCGGGCCCGGCGCCGCTGGCGTTCCTCCAGATGTGGTTCATGCCGGCGGCGCCGGGCGGCGAGCCCTCGTACGAGGTGGTCCGCGGCATCGCCGACGGCACGCCGCTGGCGGTCGAGCGGGCGGCGTCGGTCCTGCACGTGCGCCGGCTGCGCCCGGGGGAGCGGACGGCGCTGCCGGACGCGCCGTGGGTGTACGTGCACGTGGTCCGCGGCGCGGTCCGCGTCGGCGGCGGGTCCCCGGCGGCGGGGCCGGGGGACGCGGCCCGTATCGCCGGCTGCGAGGGACTGGACCTGACGGCCGAGGAGCCGGCGACGGCGCTGGTGTGGGAGATGCAGCCGGCCGGGGAATAG
- a CDS encoding potassium channel family protein, with translation MPSKPDTIPDHADPGAAAPAEAPAAQARLARWERRTRRPLLGLALVFATAYAMPIVDPGMPGALHTACRAATWAVWAVFAADYAWRLRLAEDRWRFVRTHALDLCAVLLPLIRPLRLLQLVSALLLTGRLATAAAQVRLTTHVVGSVLVLWLFGALAVLEVERGEPGANIHTLGDAVWWAFTTMTTVGYGDLAPTTGLGRLLAIGLMVSGIALLGLVTANIAAWFISQVRQESEHEEKQTAALRELTREVASLRAEVTALRQAGVEAAAAPAGGAVPGPAAPGE, from the coding sequence ATGCCCAGTAAACCGGACACTATCCCCGACCACGCTGACCCCGGTGCCGCCGCCCCGGCCGAGGCACCCGCGGCGCAGGCGCGGCTGGCGCGGTGGGAGCGGCGCACACGGCGTCCGCTGCTCGGGCTCGCGCTGGTCTTCGCCACCGCGTACGCCATGCCCATCGTGGATCCCGGCATGCCGGGTGCGCTGCACACGGCATGCCGGGCCGCGACGTGGGCCGTGTGGGCCGTCTTCGCCGCGGACTACGCCTGGCGGCTGCGACTGGCGGAGGACCGGTGGAGGTTCGTACGCACGCACGCCCTCGACCTCTGCGCGGTGCTGCTGCCGCTGATCCGCCCGCTGCGGCTGCTCCAGCTCGTCTCGGCGCTGCTGCTCACCGGCCGGCTCGCGACGGCCGCCGCCCAGGTGCGGCTGACGACGCACGTGGTGGGCTCGGTCCTGGTGCTGTGGTTGTTCGGCGCGCTCGCGGTGCTGGAGGTGGAGCGAGGAGAGCCCGGCGCCAACATCCACACGCTCGGCGACGCCGTCTGGTGGGCGTTCACGACGATGACCACGGTCGGGTACGGGGACCTCGCCCCGACGACGGGCCTGGGGCGGCTGCTGGCGATCGGGCTGATGGTATCCGGGATCGCGCTGCTGGGTCTGGTCACGGCGAACATCGCGGCGTGGTTCATCTCGCAGGTGCGGCAGGAGAGCGAGCACGAGGAGAAGCAGACGGCGGCGCTGCGGGAGCTGACGCGGGAGGTGGCGTCGCTGCGCGCGGAGGTCACGGCCCTGCGGCAGGCGGGGGTGGAAGCGGCAGCGGCCCCGGCGGGCGGGGCCGTGCCGGGGCCGGCGGCTCCTGGGGAGTGA
- a CDS encoding MerR family transcriptional regulator, with protein sequence MSLTTAARVRPVGQDHYSISEVASYTGLSAHTLRWYERIGLLNGVHRSHTGQRLYTDGDLDWLDLIGKLRLTGMPVADMVRYAELVRAGDQTMPERTQLFREHREVVRQQIANLQTTLAVLDFKIEFYEGAASGCTP encoded by the coding sequence ATGAGCCTGACCACAGCGGCCCGGGTGCGCCCCGTGGGCCAAGATCACTACTCCATCAGCGAGGTCGCCTCGTACACGGGACTGAGCGCGCACACCCTGCGCTGGTACGAGCGCATCGGGCTGCTCAACGGCGTACACCGCTCGCACACCGGGCAGCGCCTCTACACCGACGGCGACCTCGACTGGCTCGACCTCATCGGCAAGCTGCGGCTCACCGGGATGCCGGTGGCCGACATGGTCCGCTACGCCGAGCTGGTACGGGCCGGGGACCAGACCATGCCCGAGCGCACCCAGCTCTTCCGGGAACACCGCGAGGTGGTCCGGCAGCAGATCGCCAACCTTCAGACGACGCTCGCCGTCCTCGACTTCAAGATCGAATTCTACGAGGGAGCAGCTTCCGGATGCACTCCATGA
- a CDS encoding serine hydrolase yields MDSLLVIDSWPVGTAAAAALRADGSLAGSHGPADHRYYLASVTKPLVAYAVLVGVEEGAIELDEPAGPEGSTVRHLLAHTSGLGFDEHRVMAAPGTRRLYSNAGFEVLGDHLAKATDIPLAEYVRDAVFAPLGMTATSLDGSPAYAATSTVADLARFAGELLVPRLISDETHAEATSVCFPGLKGVLPGYGHQSPNDWGLGFEIRDGKSPHWTGSSSSPQTYGHFGQSGTFLWIDPEAPTAAGHGAACVALTDRQFGEWAAEVWPPFTDGVLGELAGGK; encoded by the coding sequence ATGGACAGCCTGCTTGTGATCGACTCGTGGCCCGTCGGTACGGCGGCGGCCGCGGCCCTGCGCGCCGACGGCTCGCTCGCCGGGTCGCACGGCCCGGCGGACCATCGCTACTATCTGGCGTCGGTGACGAAGCCCCTGGTGGCGTACGCCGTGCTGGTGGGCGTCGAGGAGGGCGCGATCGAGCTGGACGAGCCGGCGGGTCCCGAGGGCTCGACCGTACGCCACCTGCTGGCGCACACCTCCGGGCTGGGTTTCGACGAGCACCGGGTGATGGCCGCGCCGGGCACCCGCAGGCTGTACTCGAACGCCGGCTTCGAGGTCCTGGGCGACCATCTCGCGAAGGCCACGGACATACCGCTGGCGGAGTACGTCCGGGACGCTGTCTTCGCACCGCTGGGCATGACCGCAACGAGCCTGGACGGGTCACCCGCGTATGCGGCGACGTCGACGGTGGCGGACCTGGCGCGGTTCGCGGGCGAGCTGCTGGTGCCGCGGCTGATCTCGGACGAGACGCATGCGGAGGCGACGTCGGTCTGCTTCCCCGGCCTGAAGGGCGTGCTGCCCGGCTACGGGCATCAGAGCCCGAACGACTGGGGTCTGGGCTTCGAGATCCGCGACGGCAAGTCCCCGCACTGGACGGGGTCGTCGTCCTCGCCGCAGACGTACGGCCACTTCGGCCAGTCGGGCACCTTCCTGTGGATCGACCCGGAGGCGCCCACGGCGGCGGGCCACGGGGCCGCGTGCGTGGCGCTGACGGACCGGCAGTTCGGCGAGTGGGCAGCAGAGGTGTGGCCGCCGTTCACGGACGGGGTACTGGGGGAGCTGGCCGGAGGGAAGTGA